The following are encoded in a window of Brockia lithotrophica genomic DNA:
- the dapB gene encoding 4-hydroxy-tetrahydrodipicolinate reductase, whose translation MRVAVGGAFGRMGREAVELVRATEHFLLVGTVDRRGRSLEGVPGFSSVDELFSAVRPDVYVDFTSPEAVYGHTRAALEAGVRPVVGTTGLAREEIEELAALARSKRLGAVIAPNFSLGAAVIRRAAALAARFFPHVEIVEMHHDQKKDAPSGTALLLAEAVAEARGGRAGGVLGEAGSPPSPDHPARGVLAFGVPVHSVRLPGFVAHHELLFGGDGEWLTLRVDTVTRRAFMPGLRYAVERVLELEELVYGLDRLLERELEEGQG comes from the coding sequence GTGCGCGTCGCCGTGGGAGGAGCGTTCGGACGCATGGGGCGGGAGGCGGTGGAGCTCGTGCGCGCGACGGAGCACTTCCTCCTCGTCGGGACGGTGGACCGCCGCGGGCGAAGCCTCGAAGGCGTTCCCGGATTTTCCTCGGTGGACGAGCTCTTTTCCGCCGTCCGGCCGGACGTCTACGTCGACTTCACCTCCCCGGAGGCCGTCTACGGGCACACGCGGGCGGCCCTCGAAGCGGGCGTTCGCCCGGTGGTCGGCACGACCGGGCTCGCGCGGGAGGAGATCGAAGAGCTCGCCGCCCTCGCCCGGAGCAAGCGGCTGGGTGCGGTGATCGCGCCGAACTTTTCCCTGGGTGCGGCCGTCATCCGCCGGGCCGCGGCCCTCGCGGCGCGCTTCTTTCCCCACGTGGAGATCGTGGAGATGCACCACGACCAAAAGAAGGACGCCCCGTCCGGCACGGCCCTCCTCCTCGCGGAGGCGGTCGCGGAGGCGCGCGGCGGGAGAGCGGGTGGCGTCTTGGGAGAGGCGGGGTCGCCTCCGTCTCCCGACCATCCAGCGCGCGGCGTCCTCGCCTTCGGCGTACCCGTCCACAGCGTGCGTCTTCCCGGATTCGTCGCCCACCACGAGCTCCTCTTCGGCGGCGACGGGGAGTGGCTCACGCTTCGCGTGGACACGGTGACGCGCCGGGCGTTCATGCCGGGGCTCCGCTACGCCGTGGAGCGCGTGCTCGAGCTCGAAGAACTCGTCTACGGGTTGGACCGCCTGCTCGAACGGGAGCTTGAGGAGGGGCAGGGGTGA
- a CDS encoding YitT family protein: protein MPIGKMRLSSLLLDYALLLAGSAVFAAGLNAFILASGLAEGGVTGIALILYYRAQWPPGWTILALNLPLFFLGWRTLGGAALVRTIFATVTSSIFIEWMKPLRSFVTHDLLLAALYAGVSIGLGLGLIIRSGGTTGGSDLVARIVHKLTGVNVGRAMFFFDAGVILLSIATYLDLERAMYTLVALFIGARVVDLVQETAYAARAVLVISTRSQAIARRVLAELERGATYIRGTGAYSGTEYPLLYVVVSQSELARLKQIIFEEDPRAFFVVTEAHDVHGEGFTWESPGEGPKPAPEPPQPRDTV from the coding sequence ATGCCGATCGGCAAAATGCGCCTGAGCTCTCTCCTCCTCGACTACGCGCTCCTCCTCGCGGGGAGCGCCGTCTTCGCCGCCGGACTGAACGCCTTCATCCTCGCGAGCGGGCTTGCCGAGGGCGGGGTGACGGGGATCGCCCTGATCCTGTACTACCGGGCGCAGTGGCCCCCGGGATGGACGATCCTCGCCCTCAACCTCCCGCTGTTTTTCCTCGGCTGGCGCACGCTCGGAGGGGCCGCCCTCGTGCGCACGATCTTCGCCACGGTGACGAGCTCGATCTTCATCGAGTGGATGAAGCCCCTTCGCTCGTTCGTCACCCACGACCTCCTCCTCGCCGCCCTCTACGCCGGCGTGAGCATCGGCCTGGGGCTGGGCCTCATCATCCGAAGCGGCGGGACCACGGGGGGATCCGACCTCGTGGCACGGATCGTGCACAAGCTCACGGGGGTGAACGTCGGCCGCGCGATGTTCTTCTTCGACGCGGGCGTGATCCTCCTCTCCATCGCCACATACCTCGACCTCGAACGGGCGATGTACACCCTCGTCGCCCTGTTCATCGGTGCCCGCGTCGTCGACCTCGTGCAAGAGACGGCCTACGCCGCACGCGCCGTGCTCGTAATCTCCACCCGCTCTCAGGCGATCGCCCGTCGCGTGCTCGCCGAGCTCGAGCGCGGCGCCACGTACATCCGGGGCACCGGAGCGTACTCGGGAACGGAGTACCCGCTTCTGTACGTCGTGGTTTCCCAGAGCGAGCTCGCCCGCCTCAAGCAGATCATCTTCGAAGAAGATCCGCGTGCCTTCTTCGTCGTCACGGAAGCCCACGACGTCCACGGAGAAGGGTTTACGTGGGAAAGTCCGGGGGAAGGGCCGAAACCGGCGCCGGAACCCCCGCAACCCCGGGACACCGTCTAA
- a CDS encoding Na+/H+ antiporter NhaA: MGRAFRRTHQIFRDYAGPLLIGLGVALIWANLFPASYELWMQTPWIDLPGVGRVSWEWLVNDVFMTFFFGVVTAHVVSTFARLGSMRDVVAYAFTPFLAMTFGVVFPAGLYLAAVFFLGHPEWARGFGIVTATDIALAWLGARIALGARHPAISFLLLVAIGDDIVSMLVIAFFYPRPDRNFIPEALLWVLGAIVVARLLSRTFPEQWVFTTLVAGCLSWYGLFHAGLHPALALVPIVPFLPFSSIPTIGSGDPSSNASPSTSEEKVGLRGDVSKMPGEGDSPLERFARSLSGPVDDGLFLFALANGGVAFSHVGVLSGVIALSLLFGKVAGIYAAGRLTEAVGWLRAVGFNRFSLFLIALSSASGLTVSLFVADAAFAHDFALKSEAKAGALFSLAFVALAAFLGRFRNSGCRDLPADDREGT, from the coding sequence GTGGGGCGTGCCTTCCGTAGGACTCACCAAATCTTTCGCGACTATGCGGGGCCGCTCCTCATTGGACTTGGGGTGGCCCTCATTTGGGCAAATCTTTTTCCTGCGTCGTACGAGTTGTGGATGCAAACGCCGTGGATCGATCTTCCCGGGGTGGGCAGAGTATCCTGGGAGTGGCTCGTAAACGACGTCTTCATGACGTTCTTTTTTGGTGTCGTCACAGCTCACGTCGTCTCCACCTTTGCCCGTTTGGGAAGTATGCGGGACGTCGTTGCTTATGCCTTTACCCCCTTTCTTGCCATGACTTTTGGCGTCGTCTTTCCCGCGGGTCTATACCTCGCGGCTGTATTCTTTCTAGGTCATCCCGAGTGGGCGCGCGGCTTTGGCATCGTCACAGCGACGGATATTGCTCTTGCCTGGCTTGGTGCTCGTATCGCCTTAGGAGCGCGACATCCCGCCATCTCTTTTCTTCTCCTCGTCGCCATCGGAGACGACATTGTGAGCATGCTCGTGATCGCTTTCTTCTACCCTAGGCCAGATCGTAACTTCATTCCGGAGGCCCTTCTTTGGGTGCTCGGCGCTATAGTCGTTGCTCGACTACTTTCCCGTACGTTTCCCGAACAGTGGGTGTTTACTACCCTCGTTGCTGGGTGCCTGTCTTGGTACGGACTGTTTCACGCCGGTCTGCATCCTGCCCTCGCCCTCGTGCCGATCGTCCCTTTCCTGCCCTTTTCCTCTATTCCCACAATCGGCTCAGGCGATCCTTCATCGAACGCCTCTCCTTCGACTTCAGAAGAGAAGGTCGGGTTGAGGGGGGACGTTTCTAAAATGCCCGGGGAGGGGGACTCGCCGCTCGAACGTTTTGCAAGATCTCTTTCTGGTCCTGTAGATGACGGTCTCTTTTTGTTTGCTCTTGCCAACGGTGGGGTGGCGTTTTCTCACGTTGGAGTTCTTTCTGGGGTTATCGCGTTGTCGCTCCTTTTTGGAAAGGTGGCGGGCATTTACGCTGCCGGGCGGCTCACGGAAGCCGTCGGTTGGCTACGTGCTGTGGGCTTCAACCGTTTTAGTTTGTTTCTCATCGCACTAAGTTCCGCAAGTGGGCTTACGGTTTCTCTCTTCGTTGCCGACGCCGCCTTTGCCCATGATTTTGCTCTCAAGTCCGAGGCAAAGGCGGGAGCGCTCTTCAGTCTTGCGTTTGTCGCTCTTGCCGCTTTTCTCGGCCGATTTCGAAATAGCGGTTGCCGTGATCTGCCTGCGGACGATCGGGAGGGTACGTAG
- a CDS encoding pyridoxal phosphate-dependent aminotransferase gives MTSPSEPPFEGVRVRANARSGLVRYVPGESPADVAREAGLTPADVAKLSSNENPYGPSPRVLAALREAVGDPEVLLRYPDGASRSLRAALARRHGVAPSWIFVGAGLEDVLQAIAARFLEPGAAAVMSRPSFAMYPILTRLFGATAVEVPVQEGRHDLAALAEGVLRNEDVRLVWLDVPDNPLGTTVDPAALEAFVAELPDRVLLVYDEAYAEYVAPGAAPSGVELARRRPNVLALRTFSKAYGLAGLRVGYAVGHPELVELLEEARRPFNLSALAQRAAEAALEDEAHVLEVVRRTRAARKRLARELRELGYPVLPSETNFVFVPWATEEARRLLASSECPAGSLPGKAREIAIGEAHVRLKRAGVVVRPFPPLGLRISVGTEADVDRVLSAFRALRDGEGTPQGGAPTN, from the coding sequence GTGACCTCGCCCTCTGAACCGCCCTTCGAAGGGGTTCGCGTGCGTGCGAACGCCCGAAGCGGCCTCGTCCGCTACGTGCCCGGAGAATCTCCGGCAGACGTGGCGCGGGAAGCGGGTCTGACTCCGGCGGATGTCGCCAAGCTTTCCTCCAACGAAAACCCCTACGGCCCTTCCCCCCGGGTTCTCGCCGCGCTCCGGGAGGCCGTAGGAGATCCGGAAGTCCTTTTGCGCTATCCGGACGGGGCTTCCCGCTCCTTGCGCGCGGCGCTTGCGCGCCGGCACGGAGTCGCCCCTTCGTGGATCTTTGTCGGCGCCGGACTCGAAGACGTCCTGCAGGCGATCGCCGCCCGCTTTTTGGAACCCGGCGCGGCGGCCGTGATGAGCCGACCGAGCTTTGCCATGTACCCGATCCTCACGCGCCTCTTCGGCGCGACGGCCGTAGAAGTTCCCGTACAGGAGGGACGGCACGACCTCGCAGCTTTGGCGGAGGGCGTCCTTAGGAACGAAGACGTGCGCCTCGTGTGGCTCGACGTGCCGGACAACCCCCTGGGCACGACCGTGGATCCCGCGGCGCTGGAGGCCTTCGTCGCCGAACTTCCCGACCGCGTCCTCCTCGTCTACGACGAGGCGTACGCCGAATACGTCGCACCCGGTGCGGCGCCGTCGGGCGTCGAACTCGCACGGCGACGGCCGAACGTCCTGGCGCTTCGGACGTTCTCCAAGGCCTACGGTCTTGCGGGACTGCGCGTGGGCTACGCCGTAGGACACCCCGAGCTCGTAGAGCTCTTGGAAGAGGCACGGCGCCCCTTCAACCTCTCCGCCCTCGCCCAGCGGGCCGCGGAGGCGGCGCTCGAGGACGAGGCGCACGTCCTCGAGGTCGTTCGGCGCACGCGCGCGGCGCGGAAGCGCCTCGCCCGCGAGTTGCGGGAACTCGGGTACCCCGTACTTCCTTCGGAGACGAACTTCGTCTTCGTGCCCTGGGCTACCGAAGAGGCCCGGAGGTTGCTCGCGTCGTCCGAGTGCCCGGCGGGGAGCCTTCCTGGGAAGGCGCGGGAAATCGCCATCGGCGAGGCCCACGTCCGCCTGAAGCGCGCGGGCGTCGTCGTCCGTCCCTTCCCGCCGCTCGGGCTTCGCATTTCCGTGGGCACGGAGGCCGACGTCGATCGCGTGCTGTCGGCCTTCCGCGCCCTTCGAGACGGAGAAGGTACGCCGCAGGGCGGGGCCCCTACGAACTGA
- a CDS encoding CCA tRNA nucleotidyltransferase, with amino-acid sequence MTEDGVWEGAWQIVGRLRAAGHAAYVVGGAVRDRMLGLSVDEVDIATSATPSEVLALFPEAVPTGAAYGTVTVLWGGKAYEVTTFRREVYPTADRHPVVVFGTSLEADLARRDFTINAMAMGPDGEVVDPFGGREDLRRGVVRAVGNPEERFREDPLRMVRAVRFAARFAFAVEERTWEALVLLRLELVRVARERILAEIEKLFRREGIGRGLALFDAAGLLAVVRAQLRAVAERLFPRLSPDLPRAVLVWVWEKFLGDPPGYPEGFFRLPWPRRVRRAVASLEADLAELSASPPLAGLPWPLVRAWAEGDEERAATLFSLLALLREAGAERDLVSLPQEALPLPERWADVRAHLGALPVPTYRDFPLELGEFLTRYGLRPGPWVRELRESLYRGVNAGRFPPDPAALEAEALRLAAHLGGQEKRG; translated from the coding sequence GTGACGGAGGACGGCGTTTGGGAAGGGGCGTGGCAGATCGTCGGGCGCTTGCGCGCCGCAGGCCATGCGGCGTACGTCGTAGGCGGAGCCGTGCGCGACCGCATGCTCGGCCTTTCCGTGGACGAAGTGGACATCGCCACTTCGGCCACGCCCTCCGAGGTGCTCGCCCTCTTCCCGGAGGCCGTCCCTACGGGAGCGGCGTACGGCACGGTCACCGTCCTCTGGGGGGGAAAGGCGTACGAGGTGACCACCTTTCGCCGCGAGGTGTACCCCACCGCCGACCGCCATCCGGTCGTCGTCTTCGGCACCTCGCTCGAAGCGGACCTCGCCCGGCGCGACTTCACGATCAACGCCATGGCGATGGGCCCGGACGGCGAAGTGGTCGATCCCTTCGGGGGCCGCGAAGACCTGCGGCGGGGGGTGGTGCGCGCCGTCGGAAATCCAGAGGAACGCTTTCGCGAAGACCCGCTCCGCATGGTGCGCGCCGTACGCTTTGCCGCGCGCTTCGCCTTCGCCGTCGAGGAGAGGACGTGGGAGGCCCTCGTCCTTTTGCGCCTGGAACTCGTGCGCGTGGCGCGCGAGCGGATCCTCGCGGAAATCGAAAAGCTCTTCCGCCGCGAGGGGATCGGGCGCGGTCTCGCCTTGTTCGATGCCGCGGGACTTCTCGCCGTAGTTCGCGCGCAGCTTCGTGCGGTCGCCGAGAGGCTCTTTCCCCGCCTTTCGCCCGATTTGCCTCGCGCCGTCCTCGTGTGGGTGTGGGAGAAGTTTCTCGGCGATCCGCCCGGATATCCCGAGGGCTTCTTTCGCCTCCCCTGGCCGAGGCGCGTTCGCCGCGCCGTCGCGAGCCTGGAAGCGGATCTGGCGGAGCTTTCGGCCTCCCCTCCGCTGGCGGGGCTTCCGTGGCCGCTCGTGCGCGCCTGGGCCGAAGGCGACGAAGAACGCGCTGCAACGCTTTTTTCCCTCCTCGCCCTCCTGCGTGAGGCCGGGGCGGAGAGGGATCTCGTGTCGTTGCCGCAGGAGGCGCTCCCCCTTCCCGAGCGGTGGGCGGACGTACGCGCGCACCTCGGCGCGCTCCCCGTTCCGACGTACCGCGACTTTCCTCTCGAGTTGGGGGAGTTCCTTACTCGCTACGGACTCAGGCCCGGGCCGTGGGTGCGCGAGCTGCGGGAGTCGCTCTACCGTGGCGTGAACGCGGGGCGTTTCCCGCCGGATCCTGCGGCCCTCGAGGCGGAAGCCCTGCGCCTCGCGGCGCACCTCGGCGGGCAGGAGAAGAGGGGGTGA
- a CDS encoding biotin--[acetyl-CoA-carboxylase] ligase, whose product MKGVDEGRRRATGGPAAEERGAGLRAAVLAALRAAEGRRVSGGELARRLGVSRTAVWKAVEALRREGFPIEGVPRGGYVLLDRSDAPRSVDGGAGGGTEVGRTLFSEAKFASLLRTRVLGRVRRVFSEVPSTQDEAKRWAQEGAPHGALVLADAQTRGRGRHGRRWVTVPGRTLSFTLVLRYPLPLAEIPPLALTAAVALAETVVSFGGVPTLKWPNDLVLDGRKAGGILLEVEGEAERASWVLLGIGVNIGDISREIPPDLRPVVHSIAAHLAARGKEAPGREKFLAVLLEHLEVRLDEYVHEGFVSARRAFLSYAHPFRGAIRVKTTHGVVAGRMVGVGPRGELLLLPEDNPAKGANTHALLTLSAAEILGEV is encoded by the coding sequence GTGAAAGGTGTGGACGAAGGGCGGCGGCGGGCTACCGGAGGTCCCGCCGCAGAGGAACGCGGTGCGGGGCTTCGTGCGGCGGTCCTCGCGGCGCTCCGCGCCGCAGAGGGGAGGCGCGTATCCGGAGGAGAGTTGGCCCGCCGTCTCGGGGTGAGCCGCACGGCGGTCTGGAAGGCCGTGGAGGCTTTACGGCGGGAAGGATTTCCGATCGAGGGCGTCCCGCGCGGGGGGTACGTCCTCCTCGATCGTTCAGACGCTCCGAGGTCCGTGGACGGCGGTGCCGGGGGAGGGACCGAGGTGGGCCGCACCCTCTTTTCCGAAGCGAAATTTGCCTCTCTCCTCCGGACGCGCGTCTTGGGTCGCGTGCGTCGCGTCTTTTCCGAAGTTCCTTCTACCCAGGACGAGGCCAAGCGCTGGGCGCAGGAAGGTGCGCCCCACGGCGCGCTCGTGTTGGCCGACGCCCAGACGCGGGGGCGCGGTCGCCACGGCAGGCGGTGGGTGACGGTTCCCGGCCGCACCCTGTCCTTTACCCTCGTCCTTCGCTACCCGCTTCCTCTTGCTGAAATCCCACCGCTCGCCCTCACGGCAGCCGTAGCTCTCGCGGAAACTGTCGTATCCTTCGGCGGCGTACCTACACTCAAGTGGCCTAATGACCTCGTCCTCGACGGACGCAAGGCGGGTGGGATTCTTTTGGAGGTAGAAGGAGAGGCAGAGCGGGCGTCGTGGGTCCTTCTTGGGATCGGCGTAAATATAGGGGATATCTCCCGGGAAATCCCACCGGATCTTCGGCCCGTTGTTCATTCGATCGCCGCACATCTTGCCGCCCGTGGGAAAGAGGCTCCAGGGCGGGAAAAGTTCCTCGCCGTGCTCTTGGAACATCTTGAGGTGCGTCTCGACGAATACGTGCATGAGGGATTTGTTTCTGCGCGGAGGGCGTTTCTCTCCTACGCCCACCCATTCCGCGGCGCGATCCGCGTAAAGACGACGCACGGTGTAGTTGCAGGGCGGATGGTCGGGGTTGGACCACGGGGGGAGCTCCTCCTCCTCCCAGAAGACAATCCGGCAAAGGGTGCGAATACTCACGCTCTCTTGACCTTGTCGGCGGCGGAAATCTTAGGGGAAGTGTAA
- a CDS encoding nucleotide pyrophosphohydrolase has translation MSEAAREGQTPQVRKTLAEIQREVDELISGYAAGYFTPLTMIARLAEEVGELAREVNHRFGEKPKKPTEPEGSLEEELGDIFFVLVSFANAQGIDLEAAYEAVMAKYRTRDRDRWPRREPVREGGDSR, from the coding sequence GTGTCTGAAGCTGCGCGCGAAGGACAGACGCCGCAGGTGCGCAAGACGCTGGCCGAGATTCAGCGCGAGGTAGACGAACTCATTTCCGGCTACGCGGCGGGGTACTTTACGCCGCTCACGATGATCGCCCGCCTTGCGGAGGAGGTCGGCGAGCTCGCCCGCGAGGTGAATCACCGCTTCGGAGAAAAGCCCAAAAAGCCGACGGAGCCGGAAGGCAGCCTCGAGGAAGAGCTCGGAGACATCTTTTTTGTCCTCGTGAGCTTTGCCAACGCCCAAGGAATCGACCTCGAGGCGGCATACGAGGCGGTCATGGCGAAGTACCGAACACGCGACCGCGACCGTTGGCCGAGGCGGGAGCCGGTTCGCGAAGGAGGGGATTCGCGGTGA
- a CDS encoding IDEAL domain-containing protein: MEKQVERRSQTGDPVTAIVAEIVLEQAVRAHTVERLRREIDRALDERDREKFEELALLLRRLLSEESGKTE, encoded by the coding sequence ATGGAGAAGCAGGTCGAACGGCGATCGCAGACCGGCGATCCCGTGACGGCGATCGTTGCGGAAATCGTCCTCGAGCAGGCGGTTCGCGCCCACACGGTCGAGCGCCTGCGGCGGGAAATCGATCGGGCTCTCGACGAGCGCGACCGGGAAAAGTTCGAGGAACTCGCCCTTCTTTTGCGCAGGCTCCTCTCCGAGGAATCGGGAAAGACGGAGTAA
- the aroA gene encoding 3-phosphoshikimate 1-carboxyvinyltransferase gives MSDPSSALPLRPVRRVRFDGRLPGDKSLSHRILMLGALNRGRVKARGVLASQDVEATLRLVRALGVDVSVAPDDSGVDALAVHLAGLGPERWQEPRHVVDAGNSGTTLRLALGLVAPYPIAVVFDGDDSLARRPMRRVVDPLRRAGAAVLGRADGEYLPLAIRGGNLRPLSVRLSVASAQVKSALLFAGLGTEGEHVVEEPVVSRDHTERLLRALGAPLEVEPAGGEGARRLVLRGPFVPEGDHEIRVPGDISSAAFFLGLAAAHPDAEVVVREVGLNPTRTGFLDVLRRMGAVVEVSEEGEVWGEPVGSVRVASSRLRGVTVGAEEVPRLIDELPLLAVLATQAEGRTVVEGASELRVKESDRIAEIVRLLRPMGAEIAERPDGFVVEGPTPLRGSPGDAAGDHRLAMSFAVAAALAREGTSLLRGHEAVAVSFPSFFRLWESLEAR, from the coding sequence ATGTCCGATCCGTCGTCCGCCTTGCCCTTGCGCCCCGTTCGGCGTGTGCGCTTCGACGGGCGCCTCCCCGGGGACAAGTCCCTCTCCCACCGGATCCTCATGCTCGGCGCGCTGAACCGGGGAAGGGTGAAGGCCCGCGGGGTCCTCGCCTCCCAGGACGTCGAGGCGACCCTCCGCCTCGTTCGGGCCTTGGGCGTCGACGTCTCCGTGGCCCCCGACGACAGCGGTGTCGACGCCCTTGCGGTGCACCTGGCGGGCTTGGGCCCCGAACGTTGGCAAGAGCCCCGGCACGTGGTCGACGCGGGGAATTCCGGGACGACCTTGCGGCTCGCCCTCGGACTCGTGGCGCCGTACCCGATCGCCGTCGTGTTTGACGGCGACGATTCCCTCGCCCGCCGCCCCATGCGCCGCGTCGTAGATCCGCTTCGCCGCGCAGGCGCCGCGGTGCTTGGCCGCGCCGACGGCGAGTACCTTCCCTTGGCCATCCGCGGCGGAAACCTGCGCCCGCTCTCCGTCCGCCTTTCCGTAGCCAGCGCCCAGGTGAAGTCCGCACTCCTCTTCGCCGGACTCGGTACGGAAGGCGAACACGTCGTCGAGGAGCCCGTCGTAAGCCGCGACCACACCGAACGCCTCCTTCGGGCCCTCGGCGCCCCCCTCGAGGTCGAGCCCGCCGGCGGGGAAGGGGCAAGGCGCCTCGTCCTTCGGGGCCCGTTCGTCCCCGAAGGCGACCACGAAATCCGCGTCCCCGGGGACATCTCCTCCGCCGCCTTTTTCCTCGGACTCGCCGCCGCCCACCCGGATGCGGAGGTCGTCGTGCGCGAGGTGGGCCTCAACCCGACGCGCACCGGCTTTCTCGACGTGCTCCGGAGGATGGGGGCTGTGGTCGAGGTATCCGAAGAGGGTGAGGTCTGGGGAGAACCCGTGGGCTCCGTACGCGTCGCGTCTTCCCGCCTGCGCGGCGTGACTGTAGGCGCCGAGGAGGTCCCCCGCCTCATCGACGAACTCCCCCTTCTCGCCGTCCTCGCGACGCAGGCGGAGGGGCGGACGGTCGTCGAAGGCGCGTCCGAACTCCGGGTAAAGGAGTCCGACCGCATCGCGGAAATTGTGCGCCTCCTCCGTCCCATGGGCGCCGAAATTGCCGAGCGTCCGGACGGGTTCGTCGTCGAAGGGCCTACGCCGCTTCGCGGCTCTCCAGGAGATGCGGCGGGCGACCACCGCCTCGCCATGTCCTTTGCCGTGGCGGCCGCCCTCGCCCGCGAGGGGACCTCTCTCCTCCGCGGACACGAGGCCGTGGCCGTCTCCTTTCCGTCGTTTTTCCGCCTTTGGGAATCCCTCGAAGCCCGCTAA
- a CDS encoding prephenate dehydrogenase — MRVLIVGLGLIGGSLAAALTRGGWEVGGTDAVPGRIRRARELGFISREEPDFLRAVSAYDVIVLATPVRTIRTLLESLRTARLRPGAVITDVGSTKAGIVRLAEEVFRDRGVYFVGGHPMAGSHKAGLEAAHADLFENAYYVLCPAAGTPEGALALVREVLAPTRAKLVTMDPDVHDRVVGLISHLPHVVAAILVHMVLERRNESDWYYYLAAGGFKDLTRIAEGDPAMWRDILLENREVVAAYLEEIARRAETLARLLRNADDFGQGENFEGDLEGTADVEEFLYRFFSEASRYRRALPEKRRGAIHPLFELYARIADRPGEIGRLTTLLGEHGINLTNLEIFELREDVWGILRLAFRNESDLLRAHEVLQEAGYDVEFPR, encoded by the coding sequence ATGCGCGTGCTCATCGTCGGCCTCGGCCTCATCGGCGGGTCGCTCGCCGCGGCGCTTACGCGCGGCGGCTGGGAGGTCGGAGGGACGGACGCCGTTCCGGGGCGCATCCGTCGGGCCCGCGAACTCGGATTCATCTCTCGCGAAGAACCCGATTTTCTCCGCGCCGTATCCGCCTACGACGTGATCGTCCTCGCCACGCCCGTGCGGACGATTCGCACCTTGCTCGAGTCGCTGCGCACGGCGCGCCTTAGGCCAGGAGCGGTGATCACGGACGTAGGGAGCACGAAGGCGGGAATCGTGCGCCTGGCGGAAGAAGTCTTCCGCGACCGGGGCGTGTACTTCGTCGGCGGCCACCCCATGGCGGGTTCACACAAGGCGGGATTGGAAGCGGCGCACGCGGATTTGTTCGAAAACGCGTACTACGTCCTCTGCCCCGCGGCGGGTACGCCGGAGGGCGCCCTGGCGCTCGTCCGTGAGGTACTCGCCCCGACGCGCGCAAAGCTCGTGACCATGGATCCGGACGTTCACGACCGGGTCGTGGGCCTCATAAGCCACCTTCCCCACGTGGTCGCCGCCATCCTCGTGCACATGGTCCTCGAGCGGCGAAACGAGAGCGACTGGTACTACTACCTTGCGGCCGGTGGGTTTAAAGACCTCACCCGCATCGCCGAGGGAGATCCGGCCATGTGGCGGGACATCCTCCTCGAGAACCGCGAGGTGGTGGCGGCGTACCTCGAGGAAATCGCCCGGCGTGCGGAAACCCTCGCCCGGCTCCTCCGAAACGCCGACGACTTCGGGCAAGGGGAGAACTTCGAGGGGGACCTCGAAGGTACGGCAGACGTCGAGGAGTTCTTGTACCGATTTTTTTCCGAAGCTTCGCGCTACCGCCGCGCCCTTCCGGAAAAGCGGCGCGGGGCGATCCACCCTCTGTTCGAGCTGTACGCCCGCATTGCGGACCGCCCCGGGGAGATCGGTCGGCTCACCACGCTTTTGGGAGAGCACGGGATCAACCTCACCAACCTCGAAATTTTCGAGCTTCGGGAAGATGTCTGGGGGATCCTCCGCTTGGCGTTTCGCAACGAATCCGACCTCCTTCGCGCCCACGAAGTGCTGCAGGAGGCCGGCTACGACGTGGAGTTTCCCCGCTGA